AATATACTATAGGCTATCAAAAACGTTTATcaagtaattaaataaatagtcATTTCACGATCATCTATAAAGATATCTTACGCGACAACCTACagaatcaaaattttgattttgaatacaaTTCTTATACTTAACACACATAAGCAGACGGAATATAAGATACGATCATTGTTTAAAAGGCAATTTTAATATCCTGTCCTAATATCCTTTGATAACTAACTAATTTTTACACCTTCGAGTTCTCCTATACGTTGCTCAAGCTCTTTGATTTTTCGTGCACGACTTCTGCACAAGTCCTTCATCCAATTTCGTTCTCTCTCCATTTTCTCCAGTCTTATATGATCCTGCGAAAATTCATAATTATGTAAGTAAATGatggttatttttaaaaaacataatCTATAGAAATTAAACTTACTTCCACAATGCCAGTGCTCATTCCAGTCatactaattttattatccaTGTTCACTTGAACAGCTTGTTCtgttttttttagttttttctgtCTGCATACTTGGCATTCACGAGAACTATCTTTCATCAAAGCTCGTTGTAGTTTTTGAGCTTCTAATTTTAATTCAGAATTCTGAAAATACGAAAATGCAgacattttttacaatttctttaaatCGAATTAgcttaaaatgtttaaaattcaGGAAATATTTACCTTAGTCCTAATTTGTAACAGTTGCTCCTGCAGTTCATTACACTTCATTTGGTATGGGAAATTCTCTGCCTGGAGTTGTACCTCAAGCATTGTAATTTTCTGGTTCCTTGATACGAGATCAAGTGACATTTCGCGAATACGATTTCTTAATTCAGTGCACGTACGACATTCTTCGTCAATGGTATTAATAAGAGGTGGTGTCGGCGTTGCCGATGGAGAGTCAGTGTCAGTCACATCCCTAGTGTCGTTGTCAAGATCAAGATTCCTATTTTGATTGTACAAATCACTACGTCTATAACGCCTTCTTCCTTTTTGCGTTGTCGGGCTGTTGCTTTTAGAACTGCAGCGGCTTGAATTTTTCGATTCAAGCTCtccaattttgttattaagatCATCGATTCTTGAATTCAGTTGCTCTTTATCTGAATTCAAACGAATGATTTCAGCCTGTAGTTTCGAACAATTCAATTCTGTTACAcgtaaatcaattttaattttctcgtTCTCATCTTCTAAAGTCTTTAGCTTTTCTAAACTTCCACCAGCTGATCCTGTGATTAAGCGATCGTGCAGTTCCGCAATTTCATTCTCTTGCTTATGAATGTGATTAACTAAATCATCCATCTCTTCATCGAgttctttatttttagttaatagctggaaaacaaattaatattaggaatatgaaaacaaaatgacaaaacaaacataagtctaaaagtataaataaaaaactcacTTCTGATATTTCTTGACGACAATTTTGGAGCTCAAGAGAAAGTTGATTTTTCTCCTCGACAATAAGTTTGTAAGCTTCATCTTTTTCAATGTCAGCAACTAATTTACcagctttgaatttttccatgTTATCCAATAGATTTGTAATTTGACTTTCCAACAAGGATTTCTCTTTTCGAACATTTAGTATTTCATGGTTGAGAGCCTCTTTTTGCTTAACCAAAGTGTCCAGTTCTATACCAAACTCGACCAACTTTTGATCTTTGTTTGCAATAAGCATCTTTTTCTCTTCGACTTCCAGTACGATACTATTTTTCTCTCGTAGCAATGTTTCGTATTTTTCACGAAGTTTTTGAAGATTTACGttgttatatttttctctcaaAGACTCTAATGCATTTTTAGTCGTGTTAAGCTCTTGCTCAAGAAGCTCGCATTGTCCTTGAACTTCGGTCATTTCCCGTTGAACTTGAGATTTGGACTCTTGAAGCTCTTTGATGCGATTATATGATCCTTCCAAATGATTTTTCAGAGAACGATTTTCGTCTTGCAATTCTTGCATCTCGTTCTCCACTCGCACTTTGCTTGTACTATTCCTCACCTGAAATGGTATACAATTATTAagtaactatttttttactaCAGCCACAAAAgataaagaataaaatatttaatacattACCTTTCGCTGAAGACTTGCATTTTCCCTCTCAAGTTCAGCGCACCGATCTTTAAATTCTTCGATTGTACTGTACAAAGccgtatttttgtttttcaattcaGCTACTTGCTTATTCAAACCAGCTGATTTTATTTCCTCGTCATTGAGTTTATCTTGTAAAATGTCGGCTTGCTTCTTGTTCTCTAACTTCAAGGCATGTATTTCTTCTTTGCACTTTTCAATCGCGATTTTACGCTCGGCAATTTGTGCTTGCAAGCTCTCGTACTCCGGTTTCATCGTTTCAACTTTGGTCTTGTATTCAGTTAACAAATCACACTTAATCTTCAGAAGGCCGGTAATGTCTTCAACGTGCTTAATCTTTTCCAAATTCTCGCTTTTTAATTGATGATGAATATCTTCCATTTGCTCCAGTTCTCTTTGCAACTCCTCTATTCTACGTAGAGATGCTGCTAAGTCATCTGCCTTTATGCTAATAGTATTCTTCAGATGTTCAATTTCAAGATCCAGACCTTCAACAGTATTTTTCAGATCATCGTTGGTAGACCTGTACAATTCCAATTGCGAATTGAGCTCTTCGATCTCTTGGGCATGTTTTTCCCTTTCATTCGCTAAACGGTCTTCCCATTCTTCTTCTCTGGTCTTCGCCAGTCTTTCCTTCTCCTGAGCGACACTTATGGCAGAATCCCGTTCAACGTTAGACCTTGATTTTTTATCCAATTCATTTTGTAGAGAGTTCAAGTCAGATTCCAAATTGGAAATTCTGTTGTGCAGTTGCTGGTTTTCGTGATATGCCTCTTTCAAGTTTTCCTCCAGCCTATGGGCTACGGAttgaagatttttatttttgtgttcTTGCTCAGTCAAATCCCCTTGAAGTTTCTCATTATCGGTTTCCAAGGTTTTGGCCCAGACGTTCGCTCGCTTTGCTGAATCAATACTTTGTTGCTTTTCTTCTTCAATTTTACGTATTTTTCTCTCGAACTCTTCCTGCAATCTCTTTATTATTTCTTGTTCTTTGGACAGAATTGCATTCAGGAAGCTTACGAAAATATCGGTAACTGGCTTCTTTGGTAAGGTCTTTTGCTCTGCTTCGGAAAGACTTGTAAGACTACCGATTTCCTTCATCATTCGTAACTTGGCCGATTCGATTTCACTCTTTAATTTCTCTTCCAATGCACTCTCATTCTTTCCCTTAAGCTGTTGCACAAGAACTTCAAGTTTTTGTAACTCATTCTTCAAGTCGTTGTTCTCTTTATCGTAGTTGTGTAAACGAGCATTGCAGTCTTCCAGttcttttttgaatttttcttcggCATCATGCACAGAACTGACGAGTTCAGTCTTCTCTTTCAACAAGCTTTCTAACTGAACTTCAATTTCCAGTTTTTGAGACtgaatttctttttctgttgCGTTAGCCACTTCGATTCGTTTGTATAAAGTCGATAATTCTTCTTCTAAAAGCTTGACCTTTTCTTCTTGATGCAAGGCACTTGCTTGGGCGGCACTGCACTCTTTCTTCAACTCTTCGTTCGATAACTTGAGCGAGTCGTTTTCTTGTATGGTCTCATTTCGTTCAACCATAAATTTGTTTAGAGCAGTGCTTGTGTTTGTATTAACCTTTTTGAGTTCTTGTAAATCATTGCTGAGTTTTTCAAGATCTTTCTGGAGATTTTGAATTCTCGAGGAACTTTTACGAGACGATGAATCGGCCTTCGATCGCTTTGTCTCTTTCCTCTCGGGTGGACTGGCAAGAGTGTTGTCGTATTGCAATTTCTCTAGCTCGttacatttttctttgtaCTGATTGGATAGTTTGTTATGATTTTCCTTCAATTCCTCAAGTTCACTGTGCAAATTTTGAACTTTCTCTTCGATTACCGTTACGTTAACTCCATCATAAATACTACCATTGAGGGTTGAATCCATCATACTCAGGCTTGCATTCAAGTCCTCGTTTGCTTTTGCTCTTAAAGCCTCCGTGTCAGCGCATTTTTGTTGGAACTTCTTTTGAAGGTCGGCAAGCTTTTGATTTAACGCTTTAACTTCGAGTTTTAATTCTCTTCTACTTTCATTGAGTTCTTTCAAATGCGCACATTGACTACAATTCGTCAACTTCAATTCGCCGAGCTTCTTGTTGAGCATTGTTAGATGCTCTACTTGCTCTTGcaatgattttacttttttattcataGACGAAATATTGTGTGTATCATTGGCGTTACCCTCGTTTACGGGTGATTCAGAAGCAATTGACGAGGTATTCAACGTCTTGCCATGAGATAAACTAGTAGATTCATTGTGGTCATCGCTGTTGTTCAAAGCTAAATCGTTAGATAAATTAACATTTTCTCTGTTTAATTGAGTCAGTTTGGCTCGTAATTCTATTAACTCACTAGTTAATCGCGCATTTTCCTGTTTGAAGAATTCCAAATCGTTATCGCTTGTCTTATCGGAGGACTGTTGAGCTGCGTAAGCTTCAAGCTGCTGCTTCATCACATCCACAGTCTCCTTAAGTTTATCGCATTCTTCGATTTGCTCTGTCAAATCACTCGACAATtcaatgttttctttttccaaTCCATCGATCTTCTCAGCCAAGgcttctgctttttctttataAGTGCATTCGTGATCGTACAACTGAATTTTGCTTTCCTTAACTTTTTCTAATTCTTCAATCTTATCCATCAGACTCGTCGACAACTCGATATTCTCTTCAGTTAACGTTTTTATCCTTTCTTGGTACTCGAAGAATTTGTGTTTCATATCGTCATCTGTAATAACGGGCGTGGTGGCACGCGCATTTTCGTACTGCTCATTCAATAGCACGATTTCGTTTTTCAGAGAAACTTTTTCTTCTGTTATCGCCGCCAGGCGACTCGTTAGAGCATCGATTTCTCTTTGAAAATCGCTGACAACCACGCTGTTGTTTTCTCTTGCTTCGGTAAGTTGCTTGGACATATCCATATTTTCGTTAGTCAATATGTAAATCGTTTGTTGAAGTTCTTCAAGTGTCTGCTTAACGTTGCTAACAACCCTTTGAACTTCCTCGGTCTCGCGAATTTTCTTTTCTAGGTCATAAGATAATCTAGCGTTCTCTTTTTCTAGAGCaacctttattttttcgagaTCTTCCATAGTCAATGGTGTGCTCTCAACTTTGACAGATACTGATTGAATATCTTCATTATTGACATCCttattattttcatgtaaTACTGATACATCGACTACAGTTGCATTTTGACTTACGTGACTGGCCTAGAAAAAAGCGTTCGATTAACTtaattacataattatttcttataattATCACATTATTTAATggaaaacatttttgaaaaattaatcttACCAGtgaattatcaatatttgcTGACATGTTAGATATATTTTTACTCTCATCCGCTGTAAATATACTAGTACTATCCTGTACTGAAGATTGGCTAACTTCCATATTGTCAAAGTATGATAGGTTAGCAAAAATACTGCTTGATTCCAATTCGAATTtcttcttttgtgattgtacAAAGCTCTGGTCGTCCTTCGTCACAGGAGCAGACACTTTGGAGTCGTTCATTAAAACACTCTCTGGTTTAACGAAACTGTGATCGTCTAATGACTTCGGTACATTTTCTTCTATCGCATGCTTAGGCAGAGTGTTTTCCTCCAATTTTACTATCGGACTCATTACTGAACTATTGAAGGCACTCGACGATGATGCGGCGCATGTTTTGACTGGAGTTGCAGTCGAAATGGATTTTTCGCTAAttgacaaattatttttgttagaTTTCATTTCGTATGATTGCAGACGTAGCTTTAAATCTTCGTTTTccaattttaatttatcaacCATATCTCTGAGATTTGCTGCTTCTCTCTCGAAATTATAAGCCACATCATTCGTATGTACAGCGTCAATCTTTTCCTTCAACTCGTTTCTTTCTAATACAATAGCATCGATCTTCTGCTCAAGTTCTTGTACTTTAATCTCAAACGACTGCTGCAAGTTCAAAATCTCGTAGTTCTTTTCGTCGATTCCACTTTTTAAAGCAGTATTCAACGTGTTTAATTCTTCAAGATTCTTGAGTTTGGCGGATAATTCCTCGCTCAGCGACGTCACTTTTATTTCAAGTTCTGCAGTTGCAGTTGCAGAGCCCTCTCTCGAGATCTCGGCCTGATTtttcaaggtttcaatttccTCCTGATAAGCCTTTATCTGACTAGACGTTTCCAACTCTTTCGCTTTGAGTTCGCTGTCGAGTGTTAATGTCTCTTCTGTCTGTATTTCTTGAGATGTTTGCTCTGCTTTGCTTGCATTTTCTAAACATTGCCTAAGGTGGTCGAtttcttgtatttttatttccgcGGATTGTTTGTAAGCATCGAATTCTTGagttttttctttcacaacTTGCGAAAGCCTTTCAATTTCGTTGACTTTTTCCGACATCGCTTCAGAGTGATGATGCTCTTCAATAGTAGAAACGGACTCGGTCTGACACTCTGCCGATTTACGTTCGACGTTGCCTATTGTGTCCAAACATTGCTGCAGATGTTGGACCTCCTTTCTAGCTTCCTCTTCGTTCTGCTTGGACTGAATAATTTCTAATTCTTTTTCTTGGATTACTTCTGATAATTTCGAAATTTCATTGTCTTTTTCTTGATTGGAACTCGATTGAGCACAATTCAAACTCTGCTTCAACTGTTCTAATTCTTTTCTTATTTCTTGCTCATTTTGCTTGTACTGTTCAATCTCGGCTTCTCTTTCGAGCACGTTTTTCGTCAATTTCGCCAACTCTTCAGCTGTATCATCATCATGTGCATGTTCGGCTTCACTGGATTCTACGGATGTTGGTTGACATCGTTGTTGATTGTGAAGATGCTTCAATTGCTCTATCTCGTTTCTCAGTGTATTCTCTAGCCTTCTGTACTCCTCAACTTCAAGAGTCTTTTTATCAATAATCTTCAACTGTTTGACTATTTTAATTTCCCTTTCATCTGTTTGCATTTCTTCATCCTCTGTTACATTCGAGTCAGCTTCATCTAATATTTCAGAAAGACGTTTAGTTTGACATTCTACCGAGATTTTTTTAACTTGCTTCATATTTGCTAAACATTGCTGCAGCTGTTGAATTTCCATTTTCATTTCCTCTTCTGATTTTTGGTACCTTTCGATTTCCAAAGATTTTAGTTGGATCAACTCCAACAATCCAGAAATTTCATTACTCTTGTCTTTATCAATACTGGTAATATCTGATATATCTTCCGTTTGACACTCTTCCGAAGTCTTATTGACAGCATTGCCAAGAAGAAGTTGCAG
The sequence above is a segment of the Nasonia vitripennis strain AsymCx chromosome 3, Nvit_psr_1.1, whole genome shotgun sequence genome. Coding sequences within it:
- the LOC100121143 gene encoding centromere-associated protein E isoform X1 produces the protein MSDSIQVAIKVRPLIKREKDENLQIQWAVVDNAIVPVDPEKKRGEFCYQFDHIFAPEQTNNDVFETVVKPIVDAAVKGFNGTVFAYGQTSSGKTHTMLGTPLELGVIPMAVECTFDSIADTSGREFLLRVSYLEIYNEKVNDLLDTSGTDLKLREDSNGLVQVLKCKEEIASSPEVIMSIMKKGDKNRRIGETDMNDRSSRSHTIFRITIESRDLSSDSDGAIQVSQLNLVDLAGSERARQTNATGERFKEGTHINMSLSTLGLVIKQLSESSDSTKYVNFRDSKLTRLLQASLGGNAMTTIICAVTPAAFEETQCTLSFASRAKSVKNKPTVNEVMSDAVLLKRYKKQLAKLNEELEKLKNVNRIAEVEEMESKLQEKEHKLQETDRMNQLLEERIELLKNGIISADNATKEETNSKIPRSKRRRTWAGDRGLKNSRFSLGNLPTIKEMCTSPESKPNEKSDNIRRRKSIIQSVNFNEERFQTAFTDFEMELIKVAKEREEESDVTIDCVEERDSRKIKPRTGNRVQFQEDVEIYRLSSGSNWSEVSTPDKRRSSSSQGDRTQETTASPGTPKSVLRERLSYLTEEYKALQEFTTLERQIFSAQQDFDSPNEKLFMQQQIDGLLQRLQKYSSYQTELEEQLTLSLCCINGLSSRTPDVLDLWKPSLFSDDRGEVDTISELKQLEKLLANLKSEQNNGERVLSPLEKELTENFNVCVKELEQVKSQKELLFKENTEIKKKLADESKKLQSANILMNTLRTDTDCLMEKLIQKNSELATLKERVVELEKTVEIEKSSTNVLEDSIRNNEQVSDESKSVPKASQDKNPEIARLNEIIEEKTHEIIKYRQFEEEIKLENVRLQQSLDAYLKVERQSQECQTDIAQEQDSEITNLSEMIKNQTSSITAYQHLETELQQKVDHLQQCLDSVSKVEKSSQECQTDDVYSQRDDSLPVEQNKEITRLTEVIQEKILEITNLQQLEKEMRQEIERLRIGSADPMVETKTEECQTLYFDIEEDAIRMKISAEKDMEISRLEGVIQEITLEITRYKKSEEDAKQEIERLQLLLGNAVNKTSEECQTEDISDITSIDKDKSNEISGLLELIQLKSLEIERYQKSEEEMKMEIQQLQQCLANMKQVKKISVECQTKRLSEILDEADSNVTEDEEMQTDEREIKIVKQLKIIDKKTLEVEEYRRLENTLRNEIEQLKHLHNQQRCQPTSVESSEAEHAHDDDTAEELAKLTKNVLEREAEIEQYKQNEQEIRKELEQLKQSLNCAQSSSNQEKDNEISKLSEVIQEKELEIIQSKQNEEEARKEVQHLQQCLDTIGNVERKSAECQTESVSTIEEHHHSEAMSEKVNEIERLSQVVKEKTQEFDAYKQSAEIKIQEIDHLRQCLENASKAEQTSQEIQTEETLTLDSELKAKELETSSQIKAYQEEIETLKNQAEISREGSATATAELEIKVTSLSEELSAKLKNLEELNTLNTALKSGIDEKNYEILNLQQSFEIKVQELEQKIDAIVLERNELKEKIDAVHTNDVAYNFEREAANLRDMVDKLKLENEDLKLRLQSYEMKSNKNNLSISEKSISTATPVKTCAASSSSAFNSSVMSPIVKLEENTLPKHAIEENVPKSLDDHSFVKPESVLMNDSKVSAPVTKDDQSFVQSQKKKFELESSSIFANLSYFDNMEVSQSSVQDSTSIFTADESKNISNMSANIDNSLASHVSQNATVVDVSVLHENNKDVNNEDIQSVSVKVESTPLTMEDLEKIKVALEKENARLSYDLEKKIRETEEVQRVVSNVKQTLEELQQTIYILTNENMDMSKQLTEARENNSVVVSDFQREIDALTSRLAAITEEKVSLKNEIVLLNEQYENARATTPVITDDDMKHKFFEYQERIKTLTEENIELSTSLMDKIEELEKVKESKIQLYDHECTYKEKAEALAEKIDGLEKENIELSSDLTEQIEECDKLKETVDVMKQQLEAYAAQQSSDKTSDNDLEFFKQENARLTSELIELRAKLTQLNRENVNLSNDLALNNSDDHNESTSLSHGKTLNTSSIASESPVNEGNANDTHNISSMNKKVKSLQEQVEHLTMLNKKLGELKLTNCSQCAHLKELNESRRELKLEVKALNQKLADLQKKFQQKCADTEALRAKANEDLNASLSMMDSTLNGSIYDGVNVTVIEEKVQNLHSELEELKENHNKLSNQYKEKCNELEKLQYDNTLASPPERKETKRSKADSSSRKSSSRIQNLQKDLEKLSNDLQELKKVNTNTSTALNKFMVERNETIQENDSLKLSNEELKKECSAAQASALHQEEKVKLLEEELSTLYKRIEVANATEKEIQSQKLEIEVQLESLLKEKTELVSSVHDAEEKFKKELEDCNARLHNYDKENNDLKNELQKLEVLVQQLKGKNESALEEKLKSEIESAKLRMMKEIGSLTSLSEAEQKTLPKKPVTDIFVSFLNAILSKEQEIIKRLQEEFERKIRKIEEEKQQSIDSAKRANVWAKTLETDNEKLQGDLTEQEHKNKNLQSVAHRLEENLKEAYHENQQLHNRISNLESDLNSLQNELDKKSRSNVERDSAISVAQEKERLAKTREEEWEDRLANEREKHAQEIEELNSQLELYRSTNDDLKNTVEGLDLEIEHLKNTISIKADDLAASLRRIEELQRELEQMEDIHHQLKSENLEKIKHVEDITGLLKIKCDLLTEYKTKVETMKPEYESLQAQIAERKIAIEKCKEEIHALKLENKKQADILQDKLNDEEIKSAGLNKQVAELKNKNTALYSTIEEFKDRCAELERENASLQRKVRNSTSKVRVENEMQELQDENRSLKNHLEGSYNRIKELQESKSQVQREMTEVQGQCELLEQELNTTKNALESLREKYNNVNLQKLREKYETLLREKNSIVLEVEEKKMLIANKDQKLVEFGIELDTLVKQKEALNHEILNVRKEKSLLESQITNLLDNMEKFKAGKLVADIEKDEAYKLIVEEKNQLSLELQNCRQEISELLTKNKELDEEMDDLVNHIHKQENEIAELHDRLITGSAGGSLEKLKTLEDENEKIKIDLRVTELNCSKLQAEIIRLNSDKEQLNSRIDDLNNKIGELESKNSSRCSSKSNSPTTQKGRRRYRRSDLYNQNRNLDLDNDTRDVTDTDSPSATPTPPLINTIDEECRTCTELRNRIREMSLDLVSRNQKITMLEVQLQAENFPYQMKCNELQEQLLQIRTKNSELKLEAQKLQRALMKDSSRECQVCRQKKLKKTEQAVQVNMDNKISMTGMSTGIVEDHIRLEKMERERNWMKDLCRSRARKIKELEQRIGELEGVKIS
- the LOC100121143 gene encoding centromere-associated protein E isoform X2, with protein sequence MSDSIQVAIKVRPLIKREKDENLQIQWAVVDNAIVPVDPEKKRGEFCYQFDHIFAPEQTNNDVFETVVKPIVDAAVKGFNGTVFAYGQTSSGKTHTMLGTPLELGVIPMAVECTFDSIADTSGREFLLRVSYLEIYNEKVNDLLDTSGTDLKLREDSNGLVQVLKCKEEIASSPEVIMSIMKKGDKNRRIGETDMNDRSSRSHTIFRITIESRDLSSDSDGAIQVSQLNLVDLAGSERARQTNATGERFKEGTHINMSLSTLGLVIKQLSESSDSTKYVNFRDSKLTRLLQASLGGNAMTTIICAVTPAAFEETQCTLSFASRAKSVKNKPTVNEVMSDAVLLKRYKKQLAKLNEELEKLKNVNRIAEVEEMESKLQEKEHKLQETDRMNQLLEERIELLKNGIISADNATKEETNSKIPRSKRRRTWAGDRGLKNSRFSLGNLPTIKEMCTSPESKPNEKSDNIRRRKSIIQSVNFNEERFQTAFTDFEMELIKVAKEREEESDVTIDCVEERDSRKIKPRTGNRVQFQEDVEIYRLSSGSNWSEVSTPDKRRSSSSQGDRTQETTASPGTPKSVLRERLSYLTEEYKALQEFTTLERQIFSAQQDFDSPNEKLFMQQQIDGLLQRLQKYSSYQTELEEQLTLSLCCINGLSSRTPDVLDLWKPSLFSDDRGEVDTISELKQLEKLLANLKSEQNNGERVLSPLEKELTENFNVCVKELEQVKSQKELLFKENTEIKKKLADESKKLQSANILMNTLRTDTDCLMEKLIQKNSELATLKERVVELEKTVEIEKSSTNVLEDSIRNNEQVSDESKSVPKASQDKNPEIARLNEIIEEKTHEIIKYRQFEEEIKLENVRLQQSLDAYLKVERQSQECQTDIAQEQDSEITNLSEMIKNQTSSITAYQHLETELQQKVDHLQQCLDSVSKVEKSSQECQTDDVYSQRDDSLPVEQNKEITRLTEVIQEKILEITNLQQLEKEMRQEIERLRIGSADPMVETKTEECQTLYFDIEEDAIRMKISAEKDMEISRLEGVIQEITLEITRYKKSEEDAKQEIERLQLLLGNAVNKTSEECQTEDISDITSIDKDKSNEISGLLELIQLKSLEIERYQKSEEEMKMEIQQLQQCLANMKQVKKISVECQTKRLSEILDEADSNVTEDEEMQTDEREIKIVKQLKIIDKKTLEVEEYRRLENTLRNEIEQLKHLHNQQRCQPTSVESSEAEHAHDDDTAEELAKLTKNVLEREAEIEQYKQNEQEIRKELEQLKQSLNCAQSSSNQEKDNEISKLSEVIQEKELEIIQSKQNEEEARKEVQHLQQCLDTIGNVERKSAECQTESVSTIEEHHHSEAMSEKVNEIERLSQVVKEKTQEFDAYKQSAEIKIQEIDHLRQCLENASKAEQTSQEIQTEETLTLDSELKAKELETSSQIKAYQEEIETLKNQAEISREGSATATAELEIKVTSLSEELSAKLKNLEELNTLNTALKSGIDEKNYEILNLQQSFEIKVQELEQKIDAIVLERNELKEKIDAVHTNDVAYNFEREAANLRDMVDKLKLENEDLKLRLQSYEMKSNKNNLSISEKSISTATPVKTCAASSSSAFNSSVMSPIVKLEENTLPKHAIEENVPKSLDDHSFVKPESVLMNDSKVSAPVTKDDQSFVQSQKKKFELESSSIFANLSYFDNMEVSQSSVQDSTSIFTADESKNISNMSANIDNSLASHVSQNATVVDVSVLHENNKDVNNEDIQSVSVKVESTPLTMEDLEKIKVALEKENARLSYDLEKKIRETEEVQRVVSNVKQTLEELQQTIYILTNENMDMSKQLTEARENNSVVVSDFQREIDALTSRLAAITEEKVSLKNEIVLLNEQYENARATTPVITDDDMKHKFFEYQERIKTLTEENIELSTSLMDKIEELEKVKESKIQLYDHECTYKEKAEALAEKIDGLEKENIELSSDLTEQIEECDKLKETVDVMKQQLEAYAAQQSSDKTSDNDLEFFKQENARLTTLNNSDDHNESTSLSHGKTLNTSSIASESPVNEGNANDTHNISSMNKKVKSLQEQVEHLTMLNKKLGELKLTNCSQCAHLKELNESRRELKLEVKALNQKLADLQKKFQQKCADTEALRAKANEDLNASLSMMDSTLNGSIYDGVNVTVIEEKVQNLHSELEELKENHNKLSNQYKEKCNELEKLQYDNTLASPPERKETKRSKADSSSRKSSSRIQNLQKDLEKLSNDLQELKKVNTNTSTALNKFMVERNETIQENDSLKLSNEELKKECSAAQASALHQEEKVKLLEEELSTLYKRIEVANATEKEIQSQKLEIEVQLESLLKEKTELVSSVHDAEEKFKKELEDCNARLHNYDKENNDLKNELQKLEVLVQQLKGKNESALEEKLKSEIESAKLRMMKEIGSLTSLSEAEQKTLPKKPVTDIFVSFLNAILSKEQEIIKRLQEEFERKIRKIEEEKQQSIDSAKRANVWAKTLETDNEKLQGDLTEQEHKNKNLQSVAHRLEENLKEAYHENQQLHNRISNLESDLNSLQNELDKKSRSNVERDSAISVAQEKERLAKTREEEWEDRLANEREKHAQEIEELNSQLELYRSTNDDLKNTVEGLDLEIEHLKNTISIKADDLAASLRRIEELQRELEQMEDIHHQLKSENLEKIKHVEDITGLLKIKCDLLTEYKTKVETMKPEYESLQAQIAERKIAIEKCKEEIHALKLENKKQADILQDKLNDEEIKSAGLNKQVAELKNKNTALYSTIEEFKDRCAELERENASLQRKVRNSTSKVRVENEMQELQDENRSLKNHLEGSYNRIKELQESKSQVQREMTEVQGQCELLEQELNTTKNALESLREKYNNVNLQKLREKYETLLREKNSIVLEVEEKKMLIANKDQKLVEFGIELDTLVKQKEALNHEILNVRKEKSLLESQITNLLDNMEKFKAGKLVADIEKDEAYKLIVEEKNQLSLELQNCRQEISELLTKNKELDEEMDDLVNHIHKQENEIAELHDRLITGSAGGSLEKLKTLEDENEKIKIDLRVTELNCSKLQAEIIRLNSDKEQLNSRIDDLNNKIGELESKNSSRCSSKSNSPTTQKGRRRYRRSDLYNQNRNLDLDNDTRDVTDTDSPSATPTPPLINTIDEECRTCTELRNRIREMSLDLVSRNQKITMLEVQLQAENFPYQMKCNELQEQLLQIRTKNSELKLEAQKLQRALMKDSSRECQVCRQKKLKKTEQAVQVNMDNKISMTGMSTGIVEDHIRLEKMERERNWMKDLCRSRARKIKELEQRIGELEGVKIS